GATGTCTTCCTCTCTGGTGACAAGGGTTCCGGGCAGATCACTGCCGATCGACGGTTCAAAGGTGGACAACACCTGAACCGGAACATTCTGTTTCATCGCCATTTCGACGGAGCGTGTTTGCAACACCTTCGCCCCCAATGACGCCATTTCAACCATTTCTTCGTATGACACGCGCGCCAGTTTGCGGGCGTTGGGCACGATGCGCGGATCGGTCGTGTACACGCCGTTCACATCGGTATAGATATCGCACCGATCCGCCTTCAACGCGGCGGCCAGCGCCACGGCGGTCGTATCGGACCCGCCACGGCCCAACGTGGAAATGCGGTTCATGGGCGTTACGCCCTGAAACCCGGCCAGTACGGCAACTTCGCCCGCGCTCAGGCGTTTATCAAATTCAGCGGTGCGGATTTCTTCGATCCGGGCCTTGCCATGCATGTCGTTGGTGACCAGCGGCACCTGCCACCCTTGCCACGACCGCGCCATGACCCCGCGTTTTTGCAAAGCCAGCGCCATCAGCCCTGCGGTAATGTTTTCACCGCTGGACACGACCGCATCATATTCCCGCGCATCGTGCAGCGGGCTGATACCCCGACAATAATCAACCAGTTGATTTGTAACCCCGGCCATGGCGGACACAACCACCGCCACCTGATGCCCGCGCGCGACCTCGGCCACCACTTTTTCGGCGGCGTTTTCAATCTGGGGGATACCGGCAACGGACGTACCCCCGAATTTCAGGACAAGGCGGGCCATAAAGACACCAAAACCGGGTAAGAATTGACTTTAACCGCTTTTACCCATACTTAGAAAACAGTCAGAAATCAAAGGGAAAACAGGTTTTTCACCCGTGGCCGCACACAAATCCAGAACAACCGATCCGGACGAAATCCGCCATTTTGCCAAGGACTCCGCCCATTGGTGGGACGAAACCGGGCCGTTTGCGCCGCTGCACCGCCTCAACCCGGTGCGGATGGGCTTTATCCGCGATGTTCTGGCCCCGGATGCGGGCGGATCACTGCGCCCCCTCGCCGGCCTGAAAATTCTGGATATTGGCTGTGGCGGCGGGCTGGTGTCCGAACCGCTGGCCCGGATGGGCG
The genomic region above belongs to Micavibrio aeruginosavorus EPB and contains:
- a CDS encoding aspartate kinase, which encodes MARLVLKFGGTSVAGIPQIENAAEKVVAEVARGHQVAVVVSAMAGVTNQLVDYCRGISPLHDAREYDAVVSSGENITAGLMALALQKRGVMARSWQGWQVPLVTNDMHGKARIEEIRTAEFDKRLSAGEVAVLAGFQGVTPMNRISTLGRGGSDTTAVALAAALKADRCDIYTDVNGVYTTDPRIVPNARKLARVSYEEMVEMASLGAKVLQTRSVEMAMKQNVPVQVLSTFEPSIGSDLPGTLVTREEDIVEQHIVNGITYSRDEAKITLINVPDIPGIAASVFGPLSNANINVDMIVQNVSHDGKLTDMTFTVTRADLDRALETLKNVASLKDLKIHTDARVAKVSVVGIGMKSHAGVAQTMFAALAEKGINIQAISTSEIKISVLISEDYTELAIRALHTAYGLD